DNA sequence from the Bombus huntii isolate Logan2020A chromosome 16, iyBomHunt1.1, whole genome shotgun sequence genome:
AAAATCAGAGTGTTTTCTATACGAATTCGATTAAAAATGTAGTTTTATAActtatttgtaatttcatagaaaaattTAGTTTCGATTCAAACCGCTACTCTACTGTTGATAACGTCGCATGCAATACAAAAATGATATGAGGAGTCAGGTGACCTCGAAAATGCAGGACATGAAAAAACATTGAACGTCACATCTATTCGGTACCTCGGCAGTGACATTGTTATCATATCacattttacatatattttaattattttaatttgttatcaACGTATTTCTTTATGTAAATAATCGATTAGGGACAAGAGTTCGAAGCATTGAGACGTGCCGAGAAGGTAGGGAAATTTTAACGAAGTTTATTATAAAGTTTAGCTTCGATTTAGAAGATTGGATTAGGTTAaagtgttaaataaataagctTAGTTCCGcttatgtaaaaataaagtGTTTATTGTGTCCAAAGTGATTCTGAACATTTGAAATAAGTCACAAGATCCTCACAGTGTCCATAAAGTGAACAAACCTtcattaataaaacaaaatttaattaaagggATCAAACTCAGCTTTCTCTCTATATTCCTTTTAAATCACGAAATATCTATATAAAGGTTTACAAATTCTAATCAAAAGATCGAAGTActcatttaaataatatttaatttttcgcaAACTAGTTTTAAACGATGAATCGAGATTGCACGTAGGCGCAATTGAAAGTATTTAAAAGGAAGCAGATTAGTTCGCTTAAATATTGTGGAATGTGTAATTAATACAAATGGAGGAGACTGAATAATTTAATGAACACGTATAATATAACCTTTACTCGTTTTAGGTCGAATTATCCAGTATTATCATATTTAATCCAATATCATAATCTGGCAATGTAAAATATGTGTATTCCTATAACTTATCCTGGCTCAAATATGTTATCCAGAATAATGACAACAATCgacaaaacaaaataaaaactttcattataaatttcataaatattaatcaataaataaagattaattaacattcgttttattaataatttgttttataatgATAATATTCTTCATTGTATATCAGATTTTACATCTATTAAGaggaattttattataataatttaaatgtattttattagtaaatattaattcatatttattatctttaaaatttcattgccCACTCCACTTtgcataatattaaaatatatcaaaatttaaatagGATATCTGAAGGTTATATTAGTTTTCCATATTgttatcaatatttattattttatttgagtTACTAAAATAATCTATAGCGTCCGGAATTATAACCATATGGAGatgcaataaaatttcatatcacGAGTCCCACGCATCtcgttaatttttcaatttgaattctctcgtaaaaataatggtCAACCATACTATAAGGCGTAAACCAAAATCGATTTCACGTTATAATAACCATTGAACGCTACACAAAGGATCGTATCGAAACACTGCTGGGAACGAATTCTGCTCCAAGACCAGAGTCATGTAATTACTCGTTACAATGGCAATGAATGAAATGGTGCAAAGTCAATTCTTCCTCCTGCAAATTAACACGAAAAACAATTGCTTAAATAAATTGGAGatatagaaaagaatagaaattaataaatttaaaacaaaaaatagaaaaaataaaaattaaagtgTACAAATGCATTCACCTAAGTGCAAAACTAATTATCTCGTAAGAGTTTTATCTACCATAATTTTGATTATTGATAGAACACATAAAAcatttccaaaaaaaaaaaaaaaaaaaataatacagaCAATGTAACTGTGTTTACGAAGAGATTATGAATATTCAATTTCGATGATTCACTTTCACATGAAAGTGTAAAGGATACAAATCCTTTCGCGGAAGtacgaaagaaagaataataCACATATAGAAGATATAGGAAAAAAGCGGTTAAAGAGATACAGGAATTTGCGTAACGTCGGACGATGTGCTAAGTTTCGCGATTGGAGAAGCCTCGGGCGTTCAACTAGCAGAGCCTTGacattttcttcgattttttcTACGTATCGCTCGTCTACAAACCTTTTCTTCGATACATTAGAAAAATAAGCTGTAAGATGGACAGACTCGGTTTGGAATGTTACTTTGCATTGCGAGCTCGAAGAAAGTGAGGTTAGGATGGCATTATAGACGCCGTTTTGAAGAATCAATATTTCAAATCGGAAGAACTATTTTTGAATAAGAAAGGTAATGCAATTGTATGaaaaagattaatttattCATACACATAGGTAcggaaattttttattttaattgtacCTATAGATtgagatataaaaaatataatttaaaaaaacataaTTATGCATTAGGTCATCGTTTCCATTTTGTAATATAGAAATACACCAAAATATAATTGGTGTATTtctatattacaaaatataattccataaatacaatttttgaaaaataaatgaaatgtacataatgcatacaaaatatgtaaaatatccaaagtagaTGAAACAAATCTCAATTCTAGGTcctatctttttatttatgtttttgCAGAAATATTTGCAGTCAAATATGATTTTATCTAATTAAACATTATTGAATGAAGTATAAATATACGATGCACTACTAATATACAATATTCTCATCCAATCTTCAATTTCTATCcaaattcaaatttctattatcCTCCCATAGTAATCCATTGCAAATCCAAATTTGTCTTATGTAACATAGCATCTCAAAATTTTGAGTGATCCCAAAAAACGTATGAGGGAGGAGAAGATCGAGAAGGAGCCGGCATGCGTGGTGGTAGAGCGAAGATCATAAAAGCTCGTGAGCAGGAGGATTCAGATAGTTTTGGTTTCGGAAGTCGAGACAGCAGGAGCTCGAGATGACCATAACAACAACGACCGTTCGTTTGTTGATCGCCTGCGGCGTCCTCGGCTTCGCGAGCTGTGAGTACTGTGACCAGTTGGAAAGTTTCGCGGGACGGCACAGGGGCAAGAGAGGGTCTGCCCTCTATGGCCCTTTTCACACGCGATACGTGTATCACGAACTGCGTATTGCGATACACGTTCGTGATACACTTCTGGAAATGAAACATACAGTCTCATTTGTTCGTGTATAGGTTGCCTGTGTCTATCGCCTGTGTTGATCATTCTTTGATCTACCGACTTCGTACGAAAAGTATCGCCAGCGGCGGAGGTACTTGGGATACAGGAAACCAGTAatcgctatactatatatcacGAAAATCGTCATGTGAACGCCTCCATTGGTATATACGTAGGGTAAGTGCTCCTAATATCGCCTAGGCCTAGCCCGTAATATCGCTCACCAGTAATATTTTGGGAAAAAAGAAGTAGGAAGGATTCGGCAACATAAGTTCtacacaaatatatatatatatatataaagacgtattttatatttgtacatGAAACGCAAATAGTATCTCTTTCGCTTGAGACCTTACCTTTTATTTGAGAACAACTGAAAATTTGGTAGGCGATATTGGGGGCACTTACCCTAGATTCAGTATCTATCTGAAAGGAGGACTATCGCTCACGTATTTTTATATCCGATATTTCCATATGTGGCACTTTCAGCCAATACGCGTGCTCCTCTTTATGATTGTGTTACGTCTATTAGAAATAACCAACCAGACTCGCATTCCTTCCAGAGGGCTTCTTTTCAACTCTCGTCTATACAAGATCGTATCTTCGAGAAAGCGAACGCCGTTCTCTTCATTTTGCAAAGCAGAATCGGTGACATTTCTTGTGTCTTATAATGCATGGTTCCTGAAGATATGTGTGCTCATCTGTGATTACTTATGAGAGACTCTTCCTTAGGGAGACTATCTTATTCGTGACAGACTGCAAAATGAAAGATATTATTATCCCTTgcaatttaaattattcaaaatatatcgTTTAACGAAGAAtacgttttatttgcaaaaaaaaaaatattatcacTTGTAATTTGCTCGTTATGATGGAATTTATTAAGAATGGATGattgataaaaaagaaattgtgtAATCATAGAAAAAAATCTCTATTTTCAAGGATAAcgtttctaatttttcaattttctaataaactatgaaactttaatgaatatttttaataaatatcatattAATTTCTGCCAAAGGCCttcgattaattaaatgttatttaattaaatgcaAATACTAAGATATTAATATACGATGTTCTTATTCAAGCTAGAAGAATACATACCAATTCTTAAAACATATAGATAGATGAATATACATTTTCCAAGTTCAAGTGTCACATGATAGAACAGGTATAATTAGCAATTTTGTATTCAGTCAATGGAATCATATGATTATCACAGTTATTGCGATAATAGGGATTCCAGAATCAGTGTAAGTGCTAGTAATTGCAGTGAAGATAAAAATTGGCAGAGTACTTGTTGCAATGAAGTTTACAGCTCTTTAAAATCTGATCTTCTATAATACTGAATTCTATAATACTCATATTAGACATCTTCTATCATAATGCCCCATAAAACAACATATCTACAATAATACTAATGTTACCAAATATGTTATCTATAATAATACTACAGATTCATATATAATACAGAATATCCATAGAATATTTCCCATAATACTGATCTAACCGGTTCTTTCAAGAATCCAAGAATTACAGCCTCTTTTATGGATTCAGAATGCATTAAAAGATACTTCAACAGATTCTTCTGGTCATTATGTAGGTTTGTAAATTAGTGGAAACAGATGGAGAGAGATATTTCAATGGCTTCAGCTTGTTTGCTCATGTAAATTGTGTCTTGTTGCTTAGGTTCCAAATTATTCCATCGATAAAAATAGTCGTGTTTGTTAAAATTCATTGACTGTCCCGGTAAACCATTCAGCTTTTCATCATCATGTTGCATCACCATGTCACGTTTTGCACGACCATTCTCCCACGATAATTCTCATTATCGCTTTATGATCAAAACACACCGTTTCTCATTAAGATACTCACTCGATTGCCAACCTGAGTGTTATTCATTATTCACGCTACAAaagaaatcaattttttaatgcCGAAGATTTATCtagaaaaaaggaaacttCCAAGTTTTAATTCGCTAATACCGAACACATCAACTAAGAAGTGAAACATTTACAATATACGCttgcaatattttctaatcgtGTAAACAAACGGAGAGTTCCAATAAAGCATACTATAAATCATAGATTTCCGATTTTGTAATAAGTTACGTAAACTGAAGACGACGATCTCGACGCCCGAGGGAAGCTACAGCTTCCGCTAAGTGAAGGAGAGATGCCTAATCCTGAACTGACATTAAGTGGTAATTTAACAGTATCGTCACGCTATACTTTCAGACTTTCATACCTTCCGTGATTTTTACGCGTtttacatatacgtatacatatacgcattacatatacgtatacatatatatatgtaagaaATTCTACAAAAGTTCACTTAAGTACTTTCAACCATATAGTTTGAATctataacatttaaatttttaaaaaggtTAAACGGGGGAATCCTTTTATTTGCAACTATTTTATATCGCTAACtacttttccaaaatacttTTCCATAATTGCATAACAATGTTTTATGTACGTATTTTAATAACATTGCATTTACATAACTTTTACGCATTATTTCACTCCTTAGTTGCTAGTCAGTGAACTGAGCTGCTTATTTGCCAAATCGGTTAACTTCGCAAATCGTAAAATAGAGAAAGTTGATGAAATTATGTAAGATAAGCGTCAATTAAATGCTTTTCCATCAAGaagtttcaaaaatattaaaaaatagaattaacCACTTCGAACGACTTGAATTAGTATCAATTTCTATTTCGGTTCGtataattgaataatattcAGTGTAAGATGAAGATAGATAGAGAAGTGCGGAGGTCAAATCGCATCCTCGAACTTTCTCCGTTCGAGAATTCGATAGTGAGCGTGAATACATGCGCAGTTCAGGGACCGGTTTCGTCTTCAAGGTGCTGCATTATGCAAGGGGCCAGGGTTTCCCAATTCGAAGGACCGCGAAAATAGCTCTGCAAGTATTAACCATTCATTAGCAATCAGCGTCTTCTGTGTTTGTTTAACTTATcaataaagaaatagaatgGCGTTAAGCGTAAAAGAGgaagacattttttaaaagctCTGAATATGTAAAACAGGAAAAAGTATATTACAGAACTGATAATTAAGGATACTTTTGATAttcgataataataaatgaaagaatttGGAGAAAAGATTTTATGGGAAACTTGTGcaaaaaatgttgaaataaattatgatAGATATATAAAAGACAGTAGTGAATAAATTCAAacaattaatatacatatatacataatcTTATATTGAGATTGACGAGTTGAAGAAGAACTAGACCAGATTTATAGAGAACAGATTATTAAATTTAGTAATACTAAATCGAGTGGATATAGAGTGGATCAAAAATTCTTAATAAACTGTGACGAGTtacttttatcttttaaaaaatgataaatcaCAGAATTTCTTAAAATCTACTTTGAACTGATggaaaatgaaaacatttgGCAATATCTATTCCTGGAAGATCATCGTCGTGGATCACTTCAGAAATTATGAAGTAAGAGGCACAGAACCAGTGCAAAATGATTCTGTAACAGAAGGTGAAGTAACTCGGACGATTTCATAAAACTCTCATCGAGAAACTCTGTCGTGAAATAATATTGGAACAGGTGTTTGACAAATGTACGTTGAAAAACCTGGATTCTCCTAACAGCTTCATCTTCACGTTCCATAACAGTTACTTGCAATCTCAAGAGAATGTTCTTCTGTTATACTGTGACtgctttattattttccctgaaattcaaattttcattattaatttatttcattattaaatatataacatatatgatatatatattctaaatataatacatattaaattattattaaacaatattacTGTTAGCATTacatataaacatattttttaatattacataGGCAAACTGGATCATTTAATATGTTTAGGACAATTTCCATCTATTacttcaattaaaaaatatatttggaaattgcaaaaatattaacaaatatatactGCAACATATCAACAGAAACAGTTGTATAGGCTGCTGtaaaaaaattccaaaaggCAAACCTAAAAGAACCATATGTTATAATGAACTTATTATTTCTCTGAACCAAATTGTTTCAAACGTTTTTCAATGTAACAATTCCTCTGGAAGAAAATCGAGGGTGGAATATTTACTGGATCATTAACAACCCAATTTTTCCCACAGAGTATGGAAATAACATGATTCAAGATTAAATAGAGTTAGCAAGTAAAGAAAGCTGTTCATCTTATTTTTACAGCGGCCAGCGTACACAAAGATAGCTGTCCTGAAAAGAATGGTCGATTTTCTGTGCCATCCCAATGTGACGCTTACATCGAATGCATTGATGGTATCCCGGAACACAAATTATGTCCTGAGGGACTCTTATTCAATCCTAACGTGAGGTTCGCCTATCCTTGTGAATATCCTGCCGGTGTGAATTGTGATGGAAGACCTAACCGACGTTAGTATCATGTGACAATAGTCTTTTCAAATTtgatcattttttttaaattaactcTGCAATATTATACTTACATTTTACAGGTATAGAATTTCATCGTTGAAGATATGTGAAGACAGCATTTAAATGcctgaaaaataattttattggcaattaaattaaaataataaaaattaattttcagagACACCACAGCCAACGGATGACTGTCCCCATCAGTATGGTTTCTTCAAAATCGGAGATCAACAGAATTGTGGCAAATTCATGTCCTGTGTAGAGGGGAGAGCACA
Encoded proteins:
- the LOC126874802 gene encoding protein obstructor-E-like, which codes for MTITTTTVRLLIACGVLGFASSASVHKDSCPEKNGRFSVPSQCDAYIECIDGIPEHKLCPEGLLFNPNVRFAYPCEYPAGVNCDGRPNRQTPQPTDDCPHQYGFFKIGDQQNCGKFMSCVEGRAHVFHCPEGLAFNSESYRCDWPDQVPDCDVESFLGLRCPSDPNDENRLYKFEFYASPYDCQRYFVCVNGRPRLQVCEEGKAFSQLENTCLPAHNVSGCEPLGLPHEKKKIPLIGTVIEGGS